TGAGCGATAAAaagtaaatttgccatggcaaaataaAAGATAAATTTTCCATGGCTGTAAAGTAAAATTTGCAATGGCTACAAAACTATTTTTTCCATGGCTATAAAACTAAATTTACGAGGCTACAAAGTAAACCTGCCATGTTCTTGAAACGTAAAGTGTTAGGAAAATCAAATTTCCGGAATAACAAATCGGACATGGTATTGGTAGATAGCTATTTTGCCATGATCTACGTGACTACATAGTAAGAAAATTGACATACTGCGGTAGAAAATGGCTAATTTGTGAAAGCATCCTATGAAAAACATGTTCATACAGGCTGAACATGTAAACATGTATCTTGCTTAGTTTGATTTAAGTGGCAATTTACAGAGACCTATCAAAGGAGAAAATTGAATATTCAACAAAGTTATGAAAAAGATGGCAAAACTGCCTGCTGTCGTACAATAAATGCAGAAGGTACACAATAAAAATCATGTTATTTTCGGGTAAAAAATCATGTTAGATGTTTAGAAAAAATGTCATGAGTGGGAGTGTCCGGAAAAGCACGGACATGTGGCAAAATTACTTAACAATCTCATGGCAAGTTAACAATTAGATGAACATGTGTAAAAAAATTGGAGACATGGCAAACTTGATGGCATGGAAAAAAAAATCAAGGGATCCATGACAATTTCGACGAATTTGCTGCAAAAATGTAAGGGAGCGCAAGAGGTACTGGAGGATATGGATGTTGTGCAGCTTTCGGTGCGAGTTGGGGTGGCGTGGGTCCAATCCGGCGGTGGCGACGTCGAGCCTTGCCGCGTCGAGCTACATTCGTGGTGCGATGCCAGTTGCATAATCTGCTCGGCCATGATGGTGCGGGCGTGGAGGCTGTGGTAGCGCAAGGCAGCGACGAGAGGAGCAATAGGGTGAGTCATACATCAACCGAGCACAACGCCGCGCCCGCTCGCCCGCTGCTCATCCTCTTCCGCACCACGCCTCATCGAGCAGTGTAACGCCTACTCCCCCTTCCCGCATCCGCCTCCGCGTTGCGACCACCTTGTGCCCACCCCGATGACCGGGAGTGCTGGATGCAGTTGTTGTTGGAAGAGCCCGTAGTGGGCGAGGCAGAACAACCGAACGGAGAAAGGAAGAAGAGCCACGCCGCCATCCTTAGTTGGAGAAGCTCGTGCCGTCTCGATTTGGATGTGTAGCATCCATGTCGACGTCACCTGCTTCCTGCTTCCTGAGCCCGTCCACCGTCGCCCAGGCGGTCGGTGGGGGCGCGCGGCGCGGGGCAGCCGTAGATGAGGAGGGAGGTTTCCGGGATGACGGCTGTTGCCGACGAGAGGATGCAGCCAAGACACCTATTTGAAATCCCGTGTGGGGAGAAAGGACAACGNNNNNNNNNNNNNNNNNNNNNNNNNNNNNNNNNNNNNNNNNNNNNNNNNNNNNNNNNNNNNNNNNNNNNNNNNNNNNNNNNNNNNNNNNNNNNNNNNNNNNNNNNNNNNNNNNNNNNNNNNNNNNNNNNNNNNNNNNNNNNNNNNNNNNNNNNNNNNNNNNNNNNNNNNNNNNNNNNNNNNNNNNNNNNNNNNNNNNNNNNNNNNNNNNNNNNNNNNNNNNNNNNNNNNNNNNNNNNNNNNNNNNNNNNNNNNNNNNNNNNNNNNNNNNNNNNNNNNNNNNNNNNNNNNNNNNNNNNNNNNNNNNNNNNNNNNNNNNNNNNNNNNNNNNNNNNNNNNNNNNNNNNNNNNNNNNNNNNNNNNNNNNNNNNNNNNNNNNNNNNNNNNNNNNNNNNNNNNNNNNNNNNNNNNNNNNNNNNNNNNNNNNNNNNNNNNTTGGTTGCTGTCCTCAGCCACATGCCTGGGCAAAAGTGATGCCTGGTTTGGGCCTGGGATTTCGAGTGTTCTGGTCTGGCCAGGCAGCCTGGCCACGTTCTTGTTTAGATGGTGGCCTGTGCCTGGAAAGTCATCAGcggattaaaaaaataaaagaactgAGAAAGTATCCCCAAAGCTATCTGCAAACAGCTACTCTAGTCCCAGGCTAATACTACGCTCAGCCCAGGCGAAAGGAAAAGGACGCCTGGCGTTGGCCTGGCAGGCTAATCAGCTGCCTGGGCTGTCCAGGCCAGGCTTGCTCTATTTTTTTCAGGTAACAACCAAACAAAGCTCAGGCAGCTATCAGGCAAGGGCCAAGCCAGGCAGCATCTAGCGTGGATGCGAACCAAACTAGCTCTGAACGCAGGGAGATGAAtggaggggtgtgtgtgtgtttggGTTGTTCACTTCTTTTGGTCCACTGCGAATGAACGCCACAAGCCTATCTGGCAGCAAACTTGGCGTGTAATTCGTGGTAACGACCCAATGGTGTGAAAGATGCGTTTGATCTGAAATCCTGAGAAACCGACGTCAATTTTATTAGCGATTTCGGTTTTTATTAGTATACCTTTAATATTCTCGGTACTGTCATATTTACATTTGGAAGATTTTTCGAGGGAAAAAAGAAGATCAGAGGCCCCTAACCCTTTGCACTCTCTCACCGTGCCAACTGCACACCAATCACACGTGAGGGCGCGGATGCAAAAACACCACACACCAATCATCCACGCGAGGGCGCGGACGCAAAAACGCCCGCCCCTCCGCCCGCAGGCCGCAGTCCAGCCAGTGCCGCTCCGCTCTATATAAAGGAGCCGAGAGCGGGGGGAGGAAACCCTAAGCAGAGTGGGGAAAGGCGTCTTCGTACTCGCCTCTCTCCGCGCAACCGAGCCTTCCGCCCACCTCCTCCCCATTTCGCCAGCGGCGCACCCACCAACCACCCCCACCCGCCGCCATGAGGGAGTGCATCTCGATCCACATCGGCCAGGCCGGCATCCAGGTCGGGAACGCGTGCTGGGAGCTCTACTGCCTCGAGCATGGCATTCAGGTACGGATCCATCCGCTCGCCCCCCTCCCCCCTTTTACCTGTCGTGTTCAGCGTCGGATCTGGGGTTTGTAGTGGTTGGTGGTGCGCTCGGTCGGTCTGATCTGGCGCAGATCTGGCCGCGGCCGGTCAGATCTGCCCTTGGTAGAAGGGAGGATCTGCATCTGACGGAATGTGGGGTGCATGCGGTCGATTCTGTCGGTCGATCTGGTGTTGTGAGGGGCGCGGCCGGTTCGAATTTGAATTTTTAGGTGTGGATTTACTGGATCTCAGATCCGATGCAAGTCTCGCCTGTTTGGGAGCGGTTGGTTAGGTTTTCCATGTTTTGGATCTGACCGTGAATCCATCGGTTTGAAAAGCCGCTTCCTCCTAGATAGGTTCGCTACTTGTTAGAACATCACTGATCTGGCACACACTGTTTAGATCTGTGCTGTACTGTACTGTACTGTACTGTTTAGATCTGTTCGAATTCTGCTAGATCCGGTGCTATCTGTTCATGCATGTGATGTATCATTGCTGATGGTTCTGAATTGTACATTAGCCGCTCGTAGAGAAATGCATCTCTAATGGATTACTATTCTTCTGTTGGTGCTGTGTAATGCAAGCAATTTAGTAAGCGCTTTGAGGATCCTTTTCTTATCCTGTTGTTACAGAATTTTGTATGGTTAGCTTTGCACCACTTAACATTGTTTTAATCCCCCTTGTGCAGCCTGATGGCCAGATGCCCGGTGACAAGACCGTTGGGGGAGGTGATGATGCTTTCAACACCTTCTTCAGCGAGACTGGGGCTGGGAAGCACGTCCCCCGTGCTGTCTTCGTAGATCTCGAGCCCACTGTGATTGATGAGGTGAGGACTGGCGCTTACCGCCAGCTCTTCCACCCTGAGCAGCTTATCAGCGGCAAGGAGGATGCAGCCAACAACTTCGCCCGTGGTCATTACACCAGTAAGTGCTGTTCTCTTTGTTTGTAATGATGACAGTACACCACTTTTGCTCGTCATCTGGCTGACTTTTGCTGTGCCTATTGCAGTTGGCAAGGAGATTGTTGATCTGTGCCTTGACCGTATCAGGAAGCTTTCAGACAACTGCACTGGTCTCCAGGGATTCCTTGTCTTCAACGCTGTTGGAGGTGGAACTGGCTCTGGCCTTGGTTCTCTTCTGCTGGAGCGCCTCTCTGTTGACTACGGAAAGAAGTCCAAGCTTGGGTTCACAGTGTACCCATCACCCCAGGTCTCCACCTCTGTTGTTGAGCCATACAACAGTGTCCTGTCCACCCACTCCCTCCTTGAGCACACTGATGTGTCTATCCTTCTTGACAATGAGGCCATCTATGACATCTGCCGCCGCTCCCTTGACATTGAGCGCCCAACATACACCAACCTCAACAGGCTTGTTTCTCAGGTACAGTCTTGTTTCTGCATGGCTACATGTTTTCTGTTTGATGTTTGTTTCAAGTTGCAGTTCCTAATAATGTTTGACTGAGATCTAATTCATTGGTTAAACATCTAATGTGCAGGTCATTTCATCGCTGACAGCTTCCCTGAGGTTTGATGGTGCTCTGAATGTTGATGTCAATGAATTCCAGACCAACTTGGTGCCCTACCCGAGGATCCACTTCATGCTTTCCTCCTATGCCCCAGTGATCTCAGCTGAGAAGGCCTACCATGAGCAGCTGTCTGTTGCTGAGATCACCAACAGCGCCTTTGAGCCTTCATCTATGATGGCCAAGTGTGACCCCCGCCATGGCAAGTACATGGCCTGCTGTCTCATGTACCGTGGTGATGTTGTTCCCAAGGATGTCAACGCAGCTGTGGCCACCATCAAGACCAAGCGCACTATCCAGTTTGTTGACTGGTGCCCCACTGGCTTCAAGTGTGGTATCAACTACCAGCCACCAGGTGTTGTCCCAGGCGGTGACCTTGCCAAGGTCCAGAGGGCTGTGTGCATGATCTCCAACTCCACCAGTGTCGTCGAGGTCTTCTCCCGCATTGACCACAAGTTTGACCTCATGTACGCCAAGCGTGCCTTCGTCCACTGGTACGTCGGTGAGGGCATGGAGGAGGGAGAGTTCTCTGAGGCCCGTGAGGATCTTGCTGCCCTGGAGAAGGACTATGAAGAAGTTGGTGCTGAGTTCGACGAGGGTGAGGACGGTGACGAGGGCGACGAGTACTAGAGCCTGCCTCCTGGTGCTTTCCCAAGGCGTGCTGCTGCTATCCCATGATCTGCCCGAGTGGCTTTATCTGTTATCTGTCTGTTTGAATCTTTGCTTTGTGGTGTTTGTTTTACAACCTGTTGTGTTGTAAGACCCTTGTATCTTTGAACCTGTTATGCACCTTGGTTAATATGCATGCTATCTGGTTATCTACACCATAGCCTTAATTGCTCTGTCTCCATTTTCCTGTTTTATATTAATTTGTATTGTTTCATTTGTGCTACTGTTGAACTATGCCTAttatctcaacatagccggtcggaAGCCCGAGTGAACGAGTGTTGGTGAGATGCTTGGCGAGCCATTGTTTCAGTCACTCTTGTGCAGTTGAAACCCAAAAGCCCTGGCCCAACTTGTTAAACTTGGCCACTCTTATGCAGACGAAACCCAACAGATAGCCTACCCCAAATTGGTTGCAATGATGATCGAACCTAGAGTTTGAACTGGAATTGAGGAAATGTTTGTTGAGTTTGCTATTTTACAGGTGCCTGAAGTTTCTCCTATATCATCAGCGACCTAATTTGATCTTCCTGTGGTCAATTGGAATTCAGGGAATGTTTGTTGCTAACAAGACGCCTGAAATTTATTCTCCTATAAACCACGATTAAAAGATTCAGTAGTAGCCACAAGCTTAAAAAGCAGCAAGTATAAATCACAGGCAAGAAATATATAAGACCTGTAAATTGTTTGTTTTCTGATGGACCATATCAGACGTAACTCAGATCTGTACTCTATTCTTTAGATAGATGGCAAGAGAATATGATCAAATATGCTGGTGAAGCATGTCCAAATAACATGGTTCAGTGTTCAAGCAGGACACTGCTTGCATGTAAAAGATTTGAATCATCAGTTTGGGTCTCAACAATTTCTTCTATCAACACCAAGCAATCCCCACACCGCTAGACCGGCGTCAAACCCCCAATTATTGCCCCGGCGACGCGAGTTACGGCGGCCAGCGCCAGCGGAGTGCAGACGGGCCTACGGTGGCGTGCGCCGTCGGGGAAGAGTCCCGTTGCTCCCCTGTCCATGCTTCCCCGCACGACACCACTCCCCGGCGGCGTTGACCGAGCTCGGAGCTGAGGCGAGGCAGCCGGCGGAGTGCAGATGGCGGCCGCGCTCCTCGTCCGCCGTCCCGGTGGCGGCTTACGTGGACAGCCTCGAGCTCGGCCACAACTCCCAGCAGATCAAGGCCAAGCTCGCGCACACGCGAGGCCTGCTGCACCGCGACCTCGGCCACAACCCTGGACTGCAGGACTTGCTGCCGGCGCTGAGCAGGAACGCCGACCAGGCGGAGGACCTGCTGGATGAGCTCCACAACTTCCAGATCCATGACAGGCACCACGGCACCAGCCACGCCACCACCCAGGCCAATTTTCTTCCTCATGGCCGCAATGCTCTCCGGCACACTGCCACTAGCTGGGCCGCGTGCTTTTCTTGTCCGTCTGCACAAAGATCACGATGACAAGTGACGTTTCCACCCAGTGATCTTCTCCAGGAAAATCAAGTCGGTGTTACAGGACATGCAGGCCCACTGTGACTCCATCTCCGATTTGCTTGGGAAATATCCCAAGCAGCAGCATGGAAGCCACCCTACACCGGCCTCAGATTGGATCCACAATTATACAAGATACATTATATGGTAGGAGACACACTTTTGAGGAAACTGCCAACCGTGTCATCAGCCGCGAAGATACCAGGCATGGTGAAAATACTTGATCCACTAGAGCTGCGAGGTTTTgagtcttagggcatctccaatgcgcgGGCGCTTGCGTAGATGCTTAGGGAAtagaataaaataaaacaaaacaatgtTTAGCGTCTGGGTAAGCGCCTAGGCGTCCAACGCTAGTGCCCTGTGAGACGCTTGTTCTCTCTCATCAAATTAATTACCGGTGAACTGGAAGCACTCCCCTAACCGCTCACTGATCTGTGGGCCCAAGGACACTAATTTAACCCGAGACAATATTTTAATTTAACTAATTAAACCCACTGTTAAAATATGTATCACTTACACAAGGAGCCACTGGTCagtattgaccagtcaaacggtcatgTTGACTGCACCTGCTGACGCAGCAGAGGCTCCTCGAGTCAGCCTCTACTAACTgggcagttgacccagtcaactgggcccactggtcagcctctCTGCTGGTCAGTTGGGTACAATTCTGGGTACACATATCAATTACTGAATAAACTTCAAATTAATAAtatttcaggaaattccagaatatgtttaaatctttgaaaaatcatataaattaatccgtaagttagatgaaaataatttatatatgaaaattactCGAAAAAATACAACAATCTGAATATGCAATCTGTTCAtcttgaatgaaatatgccctagaggcaataataaagttgttatttatattttcttatatcattaaaaatgtttattattcatgctagaattgtattaaccggaaacttagtacatgtgtgaatacatagacaaaatagaatgtccctagtatgcctctacttgactagctcgttattcaaagatggttaactttcctaaaccatagacatgtgttgtcatttgatgaacgggatcacatcattgggagaatgatgtgatgggcaagacccatccgttagcttagcatattgatcgttcagttttattgctattgctttcttcatgacttatacatattcctctgactatgagattatgcaactcctgaatatcgaaggaacaccttgtgtgctatcaaacgtcacaacgtaactgggtgattataaagatgctctacaggtgtctccgatggtgtttgttgagttggcatagatcgagattaggatttgtcactccgtgtatcggagagatatctctaggccctctcggtaatgcacgtcactatgagccttgcaagcaatgtgactaatgagttagtcacgggatgatgcattacagaacgagtaaagagacttgtcggtaacgagattgaactaggtatgaggataccgacgatcgaatctcgggcaactaacataccgatgacaaagggaataacatatattgttatgcggtttgaccgacaaagatcttcgtagaatatgtgggagccaatatgtgcatccatgttctgctattggttagtcactggagaggtgtctcggtcatgtctacatagttctcgagcccgtagggtccgcacgcttaacattcgatgacgattttatattgtatgagttatgtgatttgatgaccgaatgttgtttggagtcccgaatgagatcatggacatgacgaggagtctcgaaatggtcgagaggtaaagattcatatataggacgagtaTTTGGACAcgggaagtgttctgggggtatcgggtacgtatcgggtcaccggaaaggggttccgggcaccctcggccaagatatgggccttattgggcctagcaagggacagaccagcccctagtgggctggtgcgccccatacATGGCCGAATAAGGTGGGGAAAGgaaaagggagaggagaggaagtagCGGGGGCAATTCggccttccctttccttctccccctcctctttccttctccctccggaAGACATGGAAAGGGGGATGCCGAATAGGAttaggccccaagtaggattcctcctacttggggtgcgccTCCTGCTGCTCCCCCCTCCCACNNNNNNNNNNNNNNNNNNNNNNNNNNNNNNNNNNNNNNNNNNNNNNNNNNNNNNNNNNNNNNNNNNNNNNNNNNNNNNNNNNNNNNNNNNNNNNNNNNNNNNNNNNNNNNNNNNNNNNNNNNNNNNNNNNNNNNNNNNNNNNNNNNNNNNNNNNNNNNNNNNNNNNNNNNNNNNNNNNNNNNNNNNNNNNNNNNNNNNNNNNNNNNNNNNNNNNNNNNNNNNNNNNNNNNNNNNNNNNNNNNNNNNNNNNNNNNNNNNNNNNNNNNNNNNNNNNNNNNNNNNNNNNNNNNNNNNNNNNNNNGGGGGGGGCACTGCTAGAACACACCAagtattctcttagccgtgtgcggtgcccccctccacggttacacattttggtcatatcgtcgtagtgcttaggtgaagccctgcaccggtaacatcatcatcaccgtcgccatgccatcgtgctgacggaactctccctcgtcctcaactggatcaagagctcgagggacgtcatcgagctgaacgtgtgctgaacgcggaggtgccgtacttcggtgcttggatcggttggatcgcgaagatgctcgactacatcaaccgtgttactaaactcttccgctttcggtctacgagggtacgtggacacactctccccgctcgttgctatgcatctcctagatagatcttgcgtgatcgtaggtaaattttttgaaatactgcgttccctaacagtggcatccgaggaaggtctatgcgtagatgttatatgcatgagtagaacacaaagagttgtgggcgataatagtcatactgcttaccaacatgtcatactttgattcggcggtattgttggatgaagtggttcagatcgacattacgcgtacgcttacgcgagactagttctaccgacgtgcttcgcacacaggtggctatgttggggaacgtagtaatttcaaaaaatttcctacgcacacacaacatcatggtgatgcataacaatgagagggaagagtgttgtctacgtaccctcgtagaccgtaagcggaagcgttatgacaacgcggttgatgtagttgtacgtcttcacggtcgaccgatcctagcaccgaaggtacgacacctccgcgatctacacatgtTCGGCACGGTaacatcccgcgaactcacgatccagtagagcttcaagggagagcttcgtcagcacgacggcgtgatgacggttatgatgttgctaccgaaacatggcttcgtctaagcaccgctacgatatgaccgaggtggattatggtagaggggggcaccgcacacgtcttggaacaatcaacttgtgtgttctagggtgccccctgcctccgtatataaaggagcaaggggggaggccggccgaccctagtggcacccaaggagaggaggaatcctcctcctagtaggagcaggATTCATCCTTttctagtcctactaggaaggaggaagagggaaggaaagagagggagagggagagggaaagagggggcgtgcccccctccccaagtcctattcggactccccttggggggggggaggggggcgccacctcctgggctgctccctctctctcctctaaggcccactaaggcccaata
The sequence above is a segment of the Triticum dicoccoides isolate Atlit2015 ecotype Zavitan chromosome 1A, WEW_v2.0, whole genome shotgun sequence genome. Coding sequences within it:
- the LOC119287942 gene encoding tubulin alpha chain; this encodes MRECISIHIGQAGIQVGNACWELYCLEHGIQPDGQMPGDKTVGGGDDAFNTFFSETGAGKHVPRAVFVDLEPTVIDEVRTGAYRQLFHPEQLISGKEDAANNFARGHYTIGKEIVDLCLDRIRKLSDNCTGLQGFLVFNAVGGGTGSGLGSLLLERLSVDYGKKSKLGFTVYPSPQVSTSVVEPYNSVLSTHSLLEHTDVSILLDNEAIYDICRRSLDIERPTYTNLNRLVSQVISSLTASLRFDGALNVDVNEFQTNLVPYPRIHFMLSSYAPVISAEKAYHEQLSVAEITNSAFEPSSMMAKCDPRHGKYMACCLMYRGDVVPKDVNAAVATIKTKRTIQFVDWCPTGFKCGINYQPPGVVPGGDLAKVQRAVCMISNSTSVVEVFSRIDHKFDLMYAKRAFVHWYVGEGMEEGEFSEAREDLAALEKDYEEVGAEFDEGEDGDEGDEY